A segment of the Aureliella helgolandensis genome:
GCACGCAGGCGGCTAGAAAAGTCAGCATCTCGTTGGTGAGGGCATCGCTCTGAAGCAGCTCTTGAGCCGTAATGGCGTCGGGTCGGAAGCGCCGAATGGATACAAGTGCTCCATCGATCGCCAAGGGAGAGATGATGGCATTCACTCGACTACCATCCGGCAGACGCGCATCGACCATTGGACTCGATTCGTCCACACGCCGTCCGACCTTGCCGACAATCCGCTGAAGTATGGTTAGCAGATGTTCATTGCTGTGGAACTTGACATGCGACTCGCGCAGCACGCCATTCTCTTCGATAAATACGTTGTCGGGGCCATTGATGAGAATGTCACTGATCGATGGATCTCTCAGTAGCCGTTCCAGTGGGCCAAAGCCAAGTGTTTCGTCGACGAGTTCTTCGACCAGGGCAATTCGTTCCACGGGGCTCAGGATTTCGGAACACCCTCGGCAAATCTCCTCCGCCGAGCGCTGTAGGACTACCCGCAGTTCGCTGTCGGTCAGCTTCTGAACCAGTCCTCGGTCCAGTGATTTGATCAGCAACTGATGCAAATCTTTGCGTTTGGGTTTCGATAGTACGTTCCCCGGATTCGCCTTGGAAGCAAATCTAGGAGTACCTTCAACTGTCGCTGCCCCTATCATCTCAAATCCTTCACGTGTTGAATTACTAAGTGATCTGTTTGGCGAGTTTCGATAAGGATTGGCCCAGTTTGGACCCGATGAATTCGCTCACGATTGGATTGCCGATATTGCAGGCCAGGGATGCGATGGAATCATCCGGAAGCGAGAAATCGACATTGCGTCCTAGGGCTTGTTTGACCTGTTGAGCCTCCAAATCCACCTTGCGATTGCATCGGTTGGCCACCAGTAAGATGCGGTCCTCGGCTATCCCCGCCTTTTGAAGTTGAATCATCAAGCTGCGGCACTGTACAAGACACGGGAATTCCAACCGCAGGACAATGATGATCATGTCGCTGAACCGCAGAATGTTGATGTATTCGCTGTGATGCGGTGGTGGGCAGTCCACCAGCACATGCGAATTGGACTGTGCAGTCCACCACAGTAGTTTTGCGCTGGTCTTAAGATCCAACTTGAACTGCCGGCGTTCATTGCTGCGACTGGACAGCAGTTTTAGGCCTGACTTGTGATGGGCAAACACTTTTTCAAGCATCTCCTCATCCATGTGGTCCGAATGGTCGTAGACATCTTGGATCAAGTGTTGCGGTTCGAGATCGAGCAGAAGCGAGGCGGTCCCCATGAAGGGGTCGAGTTCCAATAAGCACGACTTGTAAGGTGAACTGCTGAGCGCAACCCCCAGATTGACAGCTACGGTGCTCGCACCACAACCGCCAGCCGGGGAGATGACTGAGATGACTTTTCCACTTTGTTTTTCGGGCATGTCGCGCTTTAAACGCACGATGCATGCTTCAATCTCTTGCTCGAAGCGATCCGAAGAATCTATACAGTCGAATGCACCAGCACGCACCAAATCTACTACGTAGCGCGGGTCGGACATCTGTCCCACCACGACGATGGGCAGGGTCGATATTTCACATAGCTTCGAAACCGCCAGCGTGTCTTTGGCGACATCGTTCTCTCCGTGATAGAAGAGGATGTCACTATTGACCGCATTGGACTTCAGGTGCGTGAATGCATGGGTGTAGTCGAAAACCTCTGAAACGACGACACCGGAGGCGGTGAGTCGGATTCTTAAAGCTTCTGAATGCGCGGTGTTTACCGCAATGACAATCGATGCTGCACGCATACCAATACCTTTGCACGTCATCCTACGAATCGGAAAGGCATGTCAATTTCGGTCGCATCCAAACGCTGCCAGTTTGGAATGCGAGTACCGCATGCGTCTCATTGAACGCGCATGGGTGGCTGTGAGGATTGCTGGCTACTGCCCTGGTTGCTTTCGCCAGTTCCCCATCAGAACGTCGCATTCCACGGTCACTACATTACGTAGTGGGGCCCGGTGAATACGAAATTAGGTGGCTGGATGAACAACGTTTTGTCCCAGCGCAGGCATCCTTAGAAAGAAATGCCTGAATGATTTGCCCCACAGAATCCGAATGACTCTGCGGGCAACCGTACGTTAACCGCCATCGAAGTCAAAGAATCTCTCCGCAAATACGCAGTCAGCTCTCAACTGAGTCTCAAAGTTTGACGGATTTACAGCCTGTAGGGAGTATACTTGCAACGGGTCTACAGAAGATGTTAGGTAGTCTGAGATGAAGATGTACAGCAAAGGGGTGGTTCTGTTCCCTTAAGGAAGGTTGGGCTCAGTTTAAGCCGCCCGATGTGCGAGCGTCGCGTCTCGAGTTTCAGCGCCTAATAACATTGCCAGGGGAGCTGGGCTGGTTTCGACGAGCCGAGTTATCGGCATGCACTCTGTCATCTTCGATTGGCGTTGCTGCCATTCTTGGGCTGTGTAATCCATGGGATGGGCAACAGGACTTGCACCGCAGATCCATCACGCCGCAGGTCTCGCTGGAGTCCTCCCGTCCTCCTCTGCTTCCTCGCTTCCTACGTCACCGATGAAACGCTTAACGCTTCAATTCTCGCAAGGAGACCGGGCTCGTCAGGATGCTCCCTCACTGGTGGCCGCTTCGTCGGTAGCGAGTGTTGGTGGGGACCTCTGCATTGAAAGAATCAGAATTGACCGGAGGGGAGGCATCGCGCGAGCTAGGACGCAGCCATCTCCGTCAGAGATTTCCTTCAATAGCTATTGAAGGGCTCCACGCAGGGGAAATCGCATGGGGCGGCGTGAGGGGAGGTCAAGGCAGCAGTTACTGGCAGGCAACCGAAGCTCGTTCCTTAGAGCGGGGCAGAGCCCTGCCTTACTCTGGGAAAGGAGGGCCGCCAGCGTTCCAGACGAGACGCTGGCTGGCGGTGGGAGAGTGATTCTGCAATCGACGTGGACTCAATCTTCAGGGCCAAACAAAACACAGATCGGAGCGGGAGTATTGATGATGGAGCGATTGTAGGTCAATTCTCCAGTATCTCCCTGGACTTCGAAACTGGCCAATGTGTGGGAGTCTTGTCCACCCACCAACAGCCACTTTGCTCCAGGCGCAAGATTGAAATTCCTTGGCGTGGCCCCTCGCACGGGCTCCCGTTCTACAACGGTCAGCTCACCAGTGTCCGAGTCGACTTGGAATACCGTTAACGTGTCATGCCCTCGATTGGCGGCATAGACAAACTTGCCATTGGGGTGAACTCGAATCTCAGCACAACTTGAAGTCTGCTCCTTGGCCAATTCCGATTTCTCGACCGTTGGGATGGTTTGTTTCAGACTCATTCTTCCCTCCTGGGCCGCATAGTCAAACACGGAAACGCTGAGGTCAAGCTCGTTAAGAACATAGATCCAGCGTCCATTGGGATGGAATTTCATGTGCCTTGGACCCGCTCCGGTAGGCAATTGCCCCGCCCCGTGAGGCTCCAGCTTGGCCTCGGGTGCATCCAGGCGGTAAATGACGACTTGATCGAGGCCGAGGTCGGGAACGAATGCGAACCGCGAATCGGGCGCAAAGCCGGACCAGTGCGCATGCGAAGCACTTTGTCGATCGGAACCCGACGGAGATTGCCCGGTGTGCTCAAGGAGCTGTGTGCGTTCGGTCAAGGAGCCGTGTTCGTCAAGCTTAAAAACACCGGTCGAACCTCCGCCGTATTGAGCGGTCAACAGCGTCCGCCCCAAACTTGGTTCCACCGAAACGTGAGCTGCGCCTCCATCCCCGATGGGCAGTGAGCTGTCCAACTTCAAAGACACTTTACCATCTTGCCGATCGATGCGATAAGCTGCCACTACGGGGGTACCTTGCAAGTCTCCCACCGCATAAAGCATGGGTAACTTGGGATGCATCGCTAGAAAGCCGGGGCCCTTGATCTCGGCAGCAAGTTGGGAATTGCTAAGTTTTCCATTCTCCAAATTCAGGCGGCAATGATAGATGCCTTGGCTGGAGGGATGCGAACTGGTGCCGATCCAGACGTCAATTTCGGCCGCAGAAATGGGGAGTGCCATTACGAATCCTATCCCGCAAGCGAAGCTTGCACAGTAGCTTCTTGTTGTTGTCAAAGTCTTAGCCATATTCAGATGTCCTAGGGCGCCGCGAACTCTTGAGGTATTTTCTGCGATGCAGCGGCCGCCGCCGCACGCGTGGTCAAAGATACCATGGTATTGCCGGGAGATGTGGCATCGGGAGTGGCCACCCAGATCAATTTTTGGTCTGGATGGCGGAGGTCCGTTCCAGGAGTGGCTGGATTGCCGCGCTTCGCAATCTCGGTCAATGCGGCACGTACGGAAATGGATTCGAATTGAAAGTCTCGCAATTGTTGATTGCGCGTAATTCCAGCCAATTCGAATGCATCTCCGTCCAAAACGAAACGCATGGGCGAGGCCCCTGGGGGAAGTCCCGAATTGGCCTCCTCCTCAACCAGTTGCAACGCGACTTCAATGGGCTCTTGGTCAAATCGTATGCGAATGGGCCGCTCCAAATATTGGTCTACCGTGAAAGGACTGCCAACCGTAGGGGAGGACAATACCTGAGTTGCTCCCTCGCTGATCGTAGCTCCCTGCTGCAAGGCAATCCAAGAAGCCAGCAGCAGGTTGATCGACGCGTCGCTAGGTAGATAAAGGTTTGCGATAGCAACTCCATCCTCCACACTGACGCGTGTGTACCTGCTCACCAGTTGCAGCATTTGTGGATAGCGTAAGGCGAGTGCACGCCAGTGAGGATGCGGTGCCTCGTCCACGAACCAAGTCTCGACACGCGAGCCTAGCGTTTGAATCTCCTCGGCAAGTTTACTTGAGATTTTTCCGGCATCGCGGTCGCTTTGCCCGATAACCTGCCATTCAACGTACAGTTGAGGCTGCCACTGAACCTGCAATGCTGCAGCTCGCTTGTCCCCCGATAGCTGGTCGCGCAACAACTGTTCCAACCGCGCAGGAAAGCTTTCGAGCAGGGTTCGACCATCCGAGAATAGGAAGGTGGGGGCGAAGAGTACATTCACGTCGAGCGACGAATTAGTGCTTCTCCAAAGTTTCTCGAGCTGAGAGACAAGTGGTGCTGCGGTTCCCGCCAACTCGACTGCTTCTCGCATCAAGCTCGCCGGTCCCACCGCAAAATGGGAAACGCTCGCCGCTTGCACTAGAGGCTGTTCAGCGACGTAGTACGCAAGTTCAGTCGTGGGAGCCAGCAGCAGTTCTTGGTCACCGATACTCTCCCTGGTGGTTACGCCCCACCTCTCGCTCAATTCGGACAGTGGAGTTGCTGCTTTCAGGTCGACGCGCAACGCATACTGGGGCGCATTGCCCAAGGAGGCAGGCGAATAGCATGCGATCGTGATTGCGTCGATAGACTCCAGGGGTCGCCCGCTGAACTGCGCGAGGCGATCCAACCAGGGCGAGACCTCTTTATCAAACGCTTTCAGCAATTTGCGTTGGAACGCCGATTCCATAATTTCGGCGGGGCGAAAGCGAAGAAACAATTGCCCACCGGGAGGCAACAATTCAAGATTGATTTTCGACGGATCGCTGGGAGGGACCCACAGCCTTCCTTCGCTCTCCGGCACAACGTGGTAGCTCGTGATGCCAGTCTCCTGCCCCTTGGCCGCCAGGGTTATTGGTGGCGCGGTGGAGGTGGCATTCTGCGGGGGAACATAGGATCGATCCGAATTGTTGCGTTTGGCAAGTGGTTGATCCGGATTGGGCTCCAGAGCGCCCGAGAATTTAAGCACCAACAACGCCACAATGGCAAACAGTGCGCCTCCCACAGTTGGGATCAACCACTTGTTGCTAGCTTTCCGTGATCTGGTGCGCGACTTGGCACCCGCATCGAGCGGAGCTGGCTTGGCGGCGGCAGCTACAAAAGTCTTAGGAGAACTCTTAGGAGAAACTTTGGACGATTGGGATGTTAGTGAGTTTCGTTTGCCCTGCGGGTTGTTAGGAGCCGAGGGCTTTTTCGACACTGGAGCCGGCTCGGGGGAAGTTCGCGGCGAATTGATGGGCTCGTTCGCACGAGCTGCAACTTCCTCTTGGCTGGATTCTGTCTGAACGGCCGCGTCCCCGGAGCTTGCTACCTGCACAGCGCTTTGCGCGTCCTCCACCGATATTTGTTGCGCGGTATCTAACGCGGTGCAGAAGCGGGTCGCATCCTCAAACCTAGCTTGTGGATTCTTGGCTAGGGCATGCCTCAGGCATCGGCGAAGCGGCTCTGGTAGCTCAATGGATTCAGGCAATTCGCGGAGTGGGCGAGCGTGTCCGGCCATACACTGGCTATCACTCTCTCCTGGTGTGACAGCTTGGCCCGTCAGCAGCCACCACCACAGACAACCAAGTGCATAGACGTCCGTGGACTTGGTTGCGGTCTGCCCCGGTGCTAGGAACTCGGGCGCGAGGAAATGGCAGTCCCGTAAGTCGCCGAGCTGCGTGCCAATCAGCCCCTGCAGGGTGGCCTCTCGCTGGCCATGCGCCAGCCCAGCGGTCTGTTCGCAGAGTGGATCGCGTGCCAGCGTGCATTGTTTGCCGGCCAGGTAGACTCGGTCTGGAAAAACGCGACCGTGGACGATTTCGCCCTGGTGTAGAGCGGAGAGTGCAGCTGCGATTTGCCGCACGATCTCCAGTGACTGTGCCACGGTGAAGCGGTGCCCCTGCCCCACTACTGCAAGTGACTTGCCCGTCAGCGGATCTACAGCAATGGCCAATTGTCCGTGGTCGACCTCTGCCCCATGGATTGGCTGCAAATGCGTGGCTCGAACTTGGGATTGCCGCTCCAAGCGTTTCAGGGACGGCCCGTTGGATTGGAGCTGGAGAAGTGCCCGCTCGTCCAGCCATCGTACCCAGCGGGTCGTCGTCAATGGGGTGGTAGGGGAGCGTAGCCCCTTAGCGGAACGCTCGGCTACAAACCAGTTCCGCCACATCGGATCGTCCACTGGCATGCGAACGATCCAGTCTCCCCGCTTGAGCGCGCTCGGTGTGTCGCCAAAGAGAATTTCAACCTGATATGCCGTTAGTCTGCTCTGCTCGACCAACTCCTTGGCCAGTCGAACTCCATCACTGAGCTCGGCCGTCTTGAGAACTTTAGCCGCCTGTGCAGCCCATTGGCGGCATTCAATTGCGGTCGCCAGTCCAGCGTCGGTGATTCGCTGCCAAAGTTCAACGCTGGGCAAGTGCATAGGATGTGTTGTCTACCAAACAGGCTGAGTATTCCAAGCCATCATTCTAATTGAACTGCTCCACAGTTTTAAGTCGCCTGCGCAATTCTAGAGATAGTCGAGGGTAGGCTTCGAACGCGGAGCAACTCAGGCTGAAAACTTAATCTGCAATCGATTCGATCCGTTTCACCAGATTGGGGAGATAGCTGCGGTAGCGAGGCGAAAGTTGCGAATTGGTGTCGGAAATGCTCCCGATCGCATTGCCAATTTCTTCGCGGCTGGGGCTGCACCAATCCAAGCTATTCAATGCCGTCATCGCTGCTAGGGTTCCGGAATCACTCGGCTCAGCGATGCGTAGGAGAGCTTTCAAAGCCACCAATCGATCTACCTTGCTGCCAAAGCGTGCTAATGTTTCGCAAGCCAGCGAACGCGCGTAGGGGGACGGATCGGAGGCCATGCCGCGTGCCAACTTGACCGCTTCGTCGCGCTGTCGATCTTGAGTCGCTCGGATCAAGAGCCCGCAGGCGACCCAGTAGCGACTGCTGCTGTCGGGAGTCACCATGCGTTTTTGGAGTTCGGAAATATCTCCATCGGTTGGGCGCGTCGCCAAGTCAGCGATTTCATAGAGAGCCGACACATCATAGCGGTCTGCATCGTGCCCCAAGTCGTAGGGGGCATTGTCTTCGCCCACACGCTCCCGCAACTCCCCTTCAGGAATCAGCCCGACGTCGCGAATCTTCACCATCCAATCGCGGTTGGCCTCCCGCATGCGGACTAGAGTCTCTGCGTGTTCAGCGGAATCTGCCAGGTTATGAATTTGGTACGGATCCTGAGTAATATCGAAGAGCTCTTCAGCTGGCTTGGGCGACCAAAATACACTTTGTGCTTCGTTCAGCTCTCCCGCATCAAACATGCGTTTCCAGACCTGCGTGGTTGGAGTTTGGAACATGTAGTCGAGATACGCACCTTGTGGTCGGTGGGGATTGAAATTTCGAATATACAAGTACTGCTCGTCACGCACCGCACGCGACAGGTCGTAGCGCTCGTCCATGCGATCGCGAAAGCCATAGATGTACGGCTGAGGCTCGGTAGCATAAGGGCCAAGAAAGGCATTGCCTTGCAAATGAGCTGGTGGACGCGTGCCTGCTAAACTTAAGACGGTCGGCATCAAATCTACAAAGCTGACGAGGCGATCGCTCTGCCCGCCCTCGGTGTATTGCTCGGCCACCAAGCTCTGAAATCGCTCGGGCACATGGACTACTAATGGGACGTGCAGGCCACTTTGATACAACCAACGCTTGCCACGTGGCATGCCGCTGCCATGGTCACCGTAGTAGAAGACGATGGTATCCCCCTCTAGCCCGTCCTCTTTCAATTGCTCCAGGACTCGCCCGACTTGCTGATCCATCTCGGTGATCCGGTCATAGTACTGAGCCCAGTCCTGCCGCACTTCGGGTGTATCAGGATGATAGGGAGGGACGACGACATCCTCTGCACTGTGAATCGCCTTGTGCGGACGGGTGCGCAGCTTGCTCTCGTGAGAGATGGTGAAATTGAACACCGCGAAGAACGGTTGTCCTGACTTGCGATTTCGCCAATGAGCCTTATTGCTCGATTCGTCCCAAAGATCCTTCGGGGTGAACAGGTTGTAATCTTCTTTCGAGTTGTTGGTGCAGTAATACCCTAGATCATGGAAGTACTCCGGATAGAGTCGGCACACCTCTGGCAGATTGACTTGACTCCGCATGTGTTGAGCACCAAGACTGGTGGGATACATGCCGGATATGATCGTTGTGCGAGCGGGGGCGCAGACTGGGGCGTTGGACCAACAGTTGGTGTACCTCAAGCCCCGCGCGGCTAGGCCATCAATGTGTGGCGTATCGGCATATTCGTCACCATAGCAACCAATTTCCGGCCCGTTATCTTCGGAAGTCACCCATAGGATATTGG
Coding sequences within it:
- a CDS encoding sulfatase-like hydrolase/transferase; protein product: MQICFRSWGLFVFLCILSPLLGHAQQRSPALRPNILWVTSEDNGPEIGCYGDEYADTPHIDGLAARGLRYTNCWSNAPVCAPARTTIISGMYPTSLGAQHMRSQVNLPEVCRLYPEYFHDLGYYCTNNSKEDYNLFTPKDLWDESSNKAHWRNRKSGQPFFAVFNFTISHESKLRTRPHKAIHSAEDVVVPPYHPDTPEVRQDWAQYYDRITEMDQQVGRVLEQLKEDGLEGDTIVFYYGDHGSGMPRGKRWLYQSGLHVPLVVHVPERFQSLVAEQYTEGGQSDRLVSFVDLMPTVLSLAGTRPPAHLQGNAFLGPYATEPQPYIYGFRDRMDERYDLSRAVRDEQYLYIRNFNPHRPQGAYLDYMFQTPTTQVWKRMFDAGELNEAQSVFWSPKPAEELFDITQDPYQIHNLADSAEHAETLVRMREANRDWMVKIRDVGLIPEGELRERVGEDNAPYDLGHDADRYDVSALYEIADLATRPTDGDISELQKRMVTPDSSSRYWVACGLLIRATQDRQRDEAVKLARGMASDPSPYARSLACETLARFGSKVDRLVALKALLRIAEPSDSGTLAAMTALNSLDWCSPSREEIGNAIGSISDTNSQLSPRYRSYLPNLVKRIESIAD
- a CDS encoding serine/threonine protein kinase; its protein translation is MHLPSVELWQRITDAGLATAIECRQWAAQAAKVLKTAELSDGVRLAKELVEQSRLTAYQVEILFGDTPSALKRGDWIVRMPVDDPMWRNWFVAERSAKGLRSPTTPLTTTRWVRWLDERALLQLQSNGPSLKRLERQSQVRATHLQPIHGAEVDHGQLAIAVDPLTGKSLAVVGQGHRFTVAQSLEIVRQIAAALSALHQGEIVHGRVFPDRVYLAGKQCTLARDPLCEQTAGLAHGQREATLQGLIGTQLGDLRDCHFLAPEFLAPGQTATKSTDVYALGCLWWWLLTGQAVTPGESDSQCMAGHARPLRELPESIELPEPLRRCLRHALAKNPQARFEDATRFCTALDTAQQISVEDAQSAVQVASSGDAAVQTESSQEEVAARANEPINSPRTSPEPAPVSKKPSAPNNPQGKRNSLTSQSSKVSPKSSPKTFVAAAAKPAPLDAGAKSRTRSRKASNKWLIPTVGGALFAIVALLVLKFSGALEPNPDQPLAKRNNSDRSYVPPQNATSTAPPITLAAKGQETGITSYHVVPESEGRLWVPPSDPSKINLELLPPGGQLFLRFRPAEIMESAFQRKLLKAFDKEVSPWLDRLAQFSGRPLESIDAITIACYSPASLGNAPQYALRVDLKAATPLSELSERWGVTTRESIGDQELLLAPTTELAYYVAEQPLVQAASVSHFAVGPASLMREAVELAGTAAPLVSQLEKLWRSTNSSLDVNVLFAPTFLFSDGRTLLESFPARLEQLLRDQLSGDKRAAALQVQWQPQLYVEWQVIGQSDRDAGKISSKLAEEIQTLGSRVETWFVDEAPHPHWRALALRYPQMLQLVSRYTRVSVEDGVAIANLYLPSDASINLLLASWIALQQGATISEGATQVLSSPTVGSPFTVDQYLERPIRIRFDQEPIEVALQLVEEEANSGLPPGASPMRFVLDGDAFELAGITRNQQLRDFQFESISVRAALTEIAKRGNPATPGTDLRHPDQKLIWVATPDATSPGNTMVSLTTRAAAAAASQKIPQEFAAP
- a CDS encoding lactonase family protein codes for the protein MALPISAAEIDVWIGTSSHPSSQGIYHCRLNLENGKLSNSQLAAEIKGPGFLAMHPKLPMLYAVGDLQGTPVVAAYRIDRQDGKVSLKLDSSLPIGDGGAAHVSVEPSLGRTLLTAQYGGGSTGVFKLDEHGSLTERTQLLEHTGQSPSGSDRQSASHAHWSGFAPDSRFAFVPDLGLDQVVIYRLDAPEAKLEPHGAGQLPTGAGPRHMKFHPNGRWIYVLNELDLSVSVFDYAAQEGRMSLKQTIPTVEKSELAKEQTSSCAEIRVHPNGKFVYAANRGHDTLTVFQVDSDTGELTVVEREPVRGATPRNFNLAPGAKWLLVGGQDSHTLASFEVQGDTGELTYNRSIINTPAPICVLFGPED
- a CDS encoding AAA family ATPase; translation: MRAASIVIAVNTAHSEALRIRLTASGVVVSEVFDYTHAFTHLKSNAVNSDILFYHGENDVAKDTLAVSKLCEISTLPIVVVGQMSDPRYVVDLVRAGAFDCIDSSDRFEQEIEACIVRLKRDMPEKQSGKVISVISPAGGCGASTVAVNLGVALSSSPYKSCLLELDPFMGTASLLLDLEPQHLIQDVYDHSDHMDEEMLEKVFAHHKSGLKLLSSRSNERRQFKLDLKTSAKLLWWTAQSNSHVLVDCPPPHHSEYINILRFSDMIIIVLRLEFPCLVQCRSLMIQLQKAGIAEDRILLVANRCNRKVDLEAQQVKQALGRNVDFSLPDDSIASLACNIGNPIVSEFIGSKLGQSLSKLAKQIT